In a single window of the Mesorhizobium shangrilense genome:
- a CDS encoding aminopeptidase P family protein, whose product MFQTFDSEGDPSVGAPRVAALRDWMVANGLDAFVVPRSDEHQGEYVAARSERLKWLTGFSGSAGVAIVLAGRAVIFVDGRYQLQVRQQVDMNVFTVASLIDTPPAAWIQENLGKGLRIGFDPWLLTIGDVKALAASAEKIGSTLVPVPSNPIDQLWQDQPSPPLGRVEIHPAKFAGELAKQKLQRLAQAVAKDGATHVVLTDPSSIAWAFNIRGSDVPHTPLALGFAILAADGKHLLFMDKRKLPIEPEAYLTQLCDLRAPGDLEPALAALARGGARISLDPVLAAEKLRMIVVDNGGTVVEAPDPARIPRATKNRAEIDGSRAAHRRDGAAVTKFLCWLDRTDPDTLDEIATVTKLEECRRTTGEETQMPLRDVSFATISGAGPNGAMMHYKVSRGTNRRLARGELYLVDSGAQYQDGTTDITRTVPIGAPTEEMRERFTLVLKGMIGISTLRFPPGTRGMDIDAFARIALWRRGCDFAHGTGHGVGSYLSVHEGPQRIARTGTQTLLSGMMLSNEPGYYKEGHYGIRIENLILVTPEEPIEGGDIPMHAFETLTLVPIDRRLIKAELLSEAERGWLNAYHARVLAEIGPMVDGETLAWLEAATAEI is encoded by the coding sequence ATGTTCCAGACATTCGATTCCGAGGGCGATCCGTCGGTCGGCGCACCCCGCGTTGCGGCCTTGCGCGACTGGATGGTGGCCAATGGCCTCGACGCGTTCGTTGTGCCGCGGTCGGACGAGCATCAGGGAGAATATGTGGCGGCGCGCTCGGAGCGGCTGAAATGGCTGACGGGCTTTTCGGGCTCCGCTGGCGTCGCCATCGTGCTCGCCGGCCGCGCGGTCATCTTCGTCGACGGGCGCTACCAACTGCAGGTCCGCCAGCAGGTGGATATGAACGTGTTCACGGTCGCCAGCCTGATCGACACGCCACCCGCCGCCTGGATCCAGGAAAACCTCGGCAAGGGCCTTCGCATCGGCTTCGATCCGTGGCTGCTCACCATCGGCGACGTGAAAGCGCTGGCCGCTTCCGCCGAGAAGATCGGCTCGACTCTCGTTCCCGTGCCGAGCAACCCGATCGATCAGCTGTGGCAGGATCAGCCGTCGCCGCCGCTCGGGCGCGTCGAGATCCACCCGGCCAAGTTTGCCGGGGAACTGGCGAAGCAGAAGTTGCAGCGACTGGCTCAGGCCGTCGCAAAGGATGGCGCCACGCACGTCGTGCTCACCGATCCGTCGTCGATCGCCTGGGCCTTCAACATCCGTGGATCGGACGTACCACACACGCCGCTTGCGCTCGGTTTCGCGATACTTGCGGCCGACGGCAAGCACCTGCTCTTCATGGACAAGCGCAAGCTGCCGATCGAGCCGGAGGCATATCTTACCCAGCTCTGCGATCTCCGCGCGCCCGGCGACCTTGAGCCGGCGCTTGCCGCCCTCGCCCGGGGCGGGGCGCGCATTTCGCTCGACCCTGTTCTCGCCGCCGAGAAGCTCAGGATGATCGTGGTGGACAACGGCGGCACGGTGGTCGAGGCGCCGGATCCGGCGCGCATCCCGCGCGCGACGAAGAACCGCGCCGAGATCGACGGCAGCCGCGCCGCGCATCGCCGCGACGGCGCTGCAGTGACGAAGTTCCTGTGCTGGCTGGACCGTACCGATCCCGACACGCTGGACGAGATCGCCACCGTGACGAAGCTCGAAGAGTGCCGTCGCACGACCGGCGAGGAAACCCAGATGCCGTTGCGCGACGTGTCGTTCGCGACGATCTCCGGCGCAGGTCCGAACGGCGCTATGATGCACTACAAGGTGTCGCGCGGCACCAACCGCCGGCTTGCACGCGGCGAGCTCTATCTGGTCGATTCCGGCGCACAGTACCAGGATGGCACCACGGACATCACCCGCACGGTGCCCATCGGCGCGCCGACCGAGGAGATGCGCGAGCGCTTCACCCTCGTCCTGAAGGGAATGATCGGGATTTCGACACTGCGTTTCCCGCCGGGCACGCGCGGCATGGACATCGACGCCTTTGCCCGCATCGCGCTATGGAGGCGGGGCTGCGACTTCGCCCACGGCACGGGCCACGGCGTCGGCTCCTACCTCTCCGTGCATGAAGGGCCCCAGCGTATCGCCAGGACGGGAACGCAGACGCTGCTGTCCGGCATGATGCTGTCCAACGAACCCGGCTACTACAAGGAAGGCCACTACGGCATCCGCATCGAAAACCTCATCCTCGTCACGCCTGAAGAGCCCATCGAAGGCGGTGATATTCCCATGCACGCCTTCGAGACGCTCACCCTCGTGCCGATCGACCGCCGGCTGATCAAGGCCGAGCTTCTCAGCGAAGCCGAACGCGGCTGGCTCAACGCCTATCACGCCCGCGTGCTGGCCGAGATCGGCCCGATGGTCGACGGCGAAACGCTTGCATGGCTGGAGGCGGCGACGGCGGAGATTTGA